One genomic window of Trichlorobacter lovleyi includes the following:
- a CDS encoding zinc-dependent alcohol dehydrogenase family protein has translation MLPELAPKMLAMVLNRPGAPLELRELDVPQPGAGQLLLEVTACGICRTDLHIVDGELTEPRLPLVPGHQIVGRVVRCGAGVNGDAIGQRVGVPWLGGTCGSCRYCLGGQENLCDHAVFTGYQINGGFAGYCLADARFCFPLPDGYPDLQVAPLLCAGLIGYRSLRMAGEGSQLGIYGFGAAAHIVTQLAVWQGRQVYAFTRPGDLTGQAFARRMGACWAGGSFDRPPQELDSAIIFAPAGELVPAALQAVRKGGRVVCGGIHMSPIPSFSYDLLWGERSLVSVANLTRRDGEEFLALAPRVPVRTEVTAFRLEQANEALAALRSGQLEGAGVLLVDEQMRKRGARGD, from the coding sequence ATGCTGCCTGAGCTGGCGCCGAAAATGCTGGCCATGGTCTTGAATCGGCCGGGTGCCCCCCTTGAGTTGCGGGAGCTTGACGTGCCGCAGCCGGGTGCCGGACAGTTGCTGCTGGAGGTGACGGCATGTGGCATCTGCCGCACGGATCTGCATATTGTGGACGGTGAGCTGACAGAGCCGCGGCTGCCGCTGGTGCCGGGGCATCAGATTGTTGGCAGGGTGGTCCGTTGCGGAGCCGGTGTGAACGGGGATGCCATTGGCCAGCGGGTCGGTGTCCCCTGGCTGGGGGGGACCTGCGGAAGCTGCCGTTATTGCCTGGGCGGCCAGGAAAATCTGTGCGATCATGCCGTCTTTACCGGCTACCAGATCAACGGCGGGTTTGCCGGGTACTGCCTTGCTGACGCACGGTTCTGTTTTCCACTGCCGGACGGCTATCCCGATCTGCAGGTGGCCCCGCTCCTGTGTGCCGGACTGATCGGCTACCGCTCGCTGCGGATGGCGGGGGAGGGCAGCCAGCTGGGGATCTACGGCTTTGGTGCAGCAGCGCATATTGTGACCCAGCTGGCGGTCTGGCAGGGGCGGCAGGTCTATGCCTTTACCCGGCCGGGGGACCTGACCGGGCAGGCCTTTGCCCGTCGGATGGGGGCCTGCTGGGCGGGCGGTTCCTTTGACAGGCCTCCGCAGGAGCTGGACAGTGCCATCATCTTTGCTCCGGCCGGAGAACTGGTGCCTGCTGCCCTGCAGGCGGTGCGTAAAGGCGGCCGGGTGGTCTGCGGCGGTATCCATATGAGTCCCATCCCCTCTTTTTCCTACGATCTGCTGTGGGGGGAGCGTTCGCTGGTCTCGGTGGCCAACCTGACCCGCCGGGATGGCGAGGAGTTTCTGGCTTTGGCACCCCGGGTGCCGGTCCGGACCGAGGTCACGGCCTTCAGGCTGGAGCAGGCCAACGAGGCCCTTGCAGCGCTGCGGTCAGGACAGCTGGAAGGAGCCGGGGTGTTGCTGGTTGATGAACAGATGAGGAAGAGGGGAGCCAGAGGTGATTGA
- the ald gene encoding alanine dehydrogenase — MRVGVACEIKTHEYRVALTPQGVEQLRGDGHQILVEQGAGAGSGFSDEEYRQAGGQLVERKVLFEQAELLVKVKEPLPAEYDLLRPGQMLFTYLHLAPNRPLTHHLLERQVTAFAYETVEKAGRKPLLEPMSEIAGRMAPLMGCYYLQRPQGGNGLLPCGAPGVQAARALILGAGIVGAGAAKIALGIGMETVVLNRGSERLRSISRMFDGRVATALLSDKSLLEELAQADLVVGALYATGGRTPLLISRAMLSLMKPGAVIVDVSIDQGGCAESSRPTTHEAPVYAVDGIIHYCVANMPGAYPRTSTLALTNATLPYIRLLAQLGGEQAVQVSPELASALNIKAGMVMHPGLAASLAEPPAEADHAA, encoded by the coding sequence ATGCGAGTTGGTGTAGCATGTGAGATCAAGACCCATGAGTACCGTGTCGCGCTGACGCCACAGGGGGTAGAGCAACTGCGCGGCGACGGACATCAGATCCTGGTGGAGCAAGGTGCCGGTGCCGGCAGCGGCTTCAGTGATGAGGAATACCGGCAGGCAGGTGGGCAGCTGGTGGAGCGGAAGGTCCTGTTTGAACAGGCGGAGCTGCTGGTCAAGGTCAAAGAACCGCTGCCGGCTGAATATGACCTGCTCAGACCGGGGCAGATGCTGTTCACCTACCTGCACTTGGCGCCCAACCGGCCGTTGACTCACCATCTGCTGGAGCGTCAGGTTACCGCCTTTGCCTACGAAACCGTTGAAAAGGCAGGCCGCAAGCCGTTGCTGGAGCCGATGAGCGAGATCGCCGGACGGATGGCACCGTTAATGGGCTGCTACTATCTGCAGCGGCCGCAGGGAGGGAACGGCCTGCTGCCGTGCGGTGCCCCGGGGGTTCAGGCAGCCCGGGCCCTGATCCTGGGGGCCGGCATCGTGGGAGCCGGGGCCGCAAAAATAGCTCTCGGGATCGGTATGGAGACCGTGGTGCTCAATCGCGGCAGTGAGCGCCTGCGCAGCATTTCCCGCATGTTTGACGGCCGGGTGGCAACCGCACTACTGTCTGACAAGAGTCTGCTGGAGGAATTGGCTCAGGCAGATCTGGTGGTCGGTGCCCTGTATGCCACCGGCGGCAGAACTCCACTGCTGATCAGCCGTGCCATGCTGTCACTGATGAAGCCGGGGGCGGTGATTGTGGATGTCTCCATTGATCAGGGGGGCTGTGCAGAGAGCAGCCGTCCCACCACCCACGAGGCGCCGGTCTATGCCGTTGATGGCATCATCCATTATTGCGTGGCCAACATGCCGGGCGCCTATCCCAGGACATCTACGCTGGCCTTGACCAATGCAACCCTGCCCTACATCCGTCTGCTGGCACAATTGGGGGGAGAACAGGCCGTTCAGGTGTCGCCGGAACTCGCCTCTGCGTTGAATATCAAGGCCGGCATGGTCATGCATCCCGGGCTGGCGGCTTCGCTGGCTGAACCACCTGCCGAGGCTGATCATGCTGCCTGA
- a CDS encoding OmpW/AlkL family protein — MKKWCGVAAAAAVLVMGAGQIAQAADDYKSFGVRLRAIYVKPAESFDSRLSSLSPSLTDNIIPELDLEYFFTKNISAELIAGVTKHDLKLGANVAGSTYGLPPTVTIKYHPLAGSIVSPYIGFGINAMFPFDSKMNGHSLSIDNSIGWAAQAGTDFKVTENLYFNIDYKYLNADTKANIDGTKFNLDLNPHLFGIGVGYRF; from the coding sequence ATGAAAAAATGGTGTGGCGTAGCAGCAGCGGCAGCGGTGTTGGTAATGGGGGCAGGTCAGATTGCACAGGCAGCCGATGACTACAAGTCATTCGGTGTGAGATTACGGGCGATCTACGTCAAACCAGCCGAATCATTTGATAGTCGCCTTAGTTCACTTTCACCTTCACTCACCGACAACATTATCCCCGAACTTGATCTAGAATACTTCTTCACAAAAAACATCTCAGCAGAACTGATTGCCGGTGTAACCAAGCACGACCTGAAGTTGGGAGCCAATGTTGCTGGCTCTACCTATGGTCTGCCTCCCACCGTCACCATCAAATATCATCCTCTGGCAGGCTCCATTGTCAGCCCCTACATCGGCTTCGGTATCAACGCAATGTTCCCGTTCGACTCTAAAATGAATGGACACTCTCTATCAATTGACAACAGTATTGGCTGGGCCGCCCAGGCAGGCACTGACTTCAAGGTTACTGAGAACCTTTATTTCAACATTGATTACAAGTATCTCAATGCTGATACCAAGGCTAATATTGATGGCACTAAATTCAATCTCGACTTAAACCCTCACCTGTTCGGTATTGGTGTAGGCTACCGCTTCTAA
- a CDS encoding MBL fold metallo-hydrolase, with the protein MGSHSSLDEAIEISAGIYWVGAGTKTFLSRNSFLRVYEGNKTTGTLLIDPGPTSDFVSLSHKVSSILPGGLASINLAFINHQDPDVVGVLPKLYAMNRKLNIIATEDTWRLVSLNGLASVRFRSIDQVQEQRLVLPTGHRLQFIPTPYCHFRGASMIYDLESRILFTGDFLGGVEASGLIATQENWAGIKAFHQLYMPSNEAIKLAVKKIRALEPAPLTLAPQHGGLIRGDLIELVLERISELPVGLDIVTSFNDRLPALITGLNDVLVAVKETMGEYKVDRILRDFKPEGEYPSLITLGRDGLVKDIKGDPFEAINALLNSFMDSATEKQQKLLRPMFNLLML; encoded by the coding sequence ATGGGCAGTCATAGCAGCCTGGACGAAGCGATTGAAATTTCAGCCGGCATTTACTGGGTTGGTGCCGGCACCAAGACCTTCCTGAGCAGAAACAGCTTCCTCAGGGTCTATGAGGGCAACAAAACAACCGGCACCTTACTGATTGATCCTGGTCCGACCAGCGATTTTGTCAGCCTCTCCCACAAAGTCTCCTCCATACTGCCCGGCGGACTGGCAAGCATCAACCTGGCGTTCATCAATCACCAGGACCCGGACGTGGTCGGGGTGCTGCCCAAGCTGTACGCCATGAACAGGAAACTGAACATTATCGCCACCGAAGACACCTGGCGTCTGGTCAGCCTCAACGGATTGGCCTCAGTCCGTTTCCGCTCGATTGATCAGGTCCAGGAACAACGGCTGGTCCTTCCCACCGGTCACAGACTCCAGTTCATCCCGACCCCCTACTGCCATTTCAGGGGGGCCAGCATGATTTATGACCTGGAATCACGGATACTTTTCACCGGCGACTTTCTAGGCGGGGTCGAAGCATCCGGTTTGATTGCAACCCAGGAAAACTGGGCCGGCATCAAGGCCTTCCATCAACTCTACATGCCGTCAAACGAGGCCATCAAGCTTGCCGTCAAAAAGATCAGGGCGCTTGAACCGGCACCACTGACCCTGGCGCCCCAGCATGGCGGCCTTATCAGGGGCGATCTGATTGAGCTGGTTCTGGAAAGGATCAGCGAACTGCCGGTGGGACTGGATATCGTCACCTCGTTCAACGACAGACTGCCGGCCCTGATTACCGGGCTGAACGACGTGCTGGTGGCGGTCAAGGAGACCATGGGAGAGTACAAGGTTGATAGGATCCTGAGGGATTTCAAACCGGAAGGGGAATACCCGTCCCTGATCACCCTGGGACGCGACGGTTTGGTGAAGGATATAAAGGGCGATCCGTTTGAGGCAATCAATGCACTGCTGAACTCCTTTATGGACTCGGCCACGGAAAAACAGCAGAAACTGTTACGTCCCATGTTCAACCTGTTGATGCTGTAA
- a CDS encoding DTW domain-containing protein has product MQLKITLLTHFKEIPKKSNTGRLVLEVLGPAAEQIRWDRLNPPAGLLDEISSGGVALLYPGGADEEEADLTGIRQFIIIDSTWHEARKIHQRSPYLQQVRRISLKPAGKSRYNLRKNQKASGLCTAESVIEILRATGHAIMADRLEELFLAYMRPLTAIRSAQNVTGTAACNDDPA; this is encoded by the coding sequence ATGCAGCTGAAGATTACCCTGTTGACACATTTTAAAGAGATACCAAAGAAATCGAATACCGGTCGTCTGGTGTTGGAGGTGTTGGGCCCGGCGGCTGAGCAGATCCGTTGGGACCGTCTGAATCCGCCGGCTGGGCTGCTGGATGAGATCTCATCCGGTGGGGTGGCGTTGCTCTATCCTGGTGGTGCTGATGAAGAGGAGGCCGATCTGACCGGCATCAGGCAGTTTATCATAATTGACAGTACCTGGCATGAAGCCCGCAAGATTCACCAGCGCAGTCCGTATCTGCAGCAGGTGCGCCGGATCAGTCTGAAACCGGCCGGAAAGTCACGCTATAACCTCAGGAAAAATCAGAAGGCGTCCGGTTTGTGTACTGCAGAATCGGTGATCGAGATCCTGCGCGCAACAGGCCACGCTATCATGGCAGACCGGCTTGAGGAACTCTTTCTGGCGTACATGCGGCCCCTCACGGCGATCAGGTCAGCTCAAAACGTGACTGGAACGGCGGCCTGTAACGATGATCCCGCCTGA
- a CDS encoding zf-TFIIB domain-containing protein, translating into MARCSNCKAPLAPGSLLCAYCGNRTDVDLKGIHYYTTHENDTPRRCPRCDIKLKTLDLKLNGRFLIDRCEECLGIFFDPGELEALLEATVKHVAGIDRAGLEAINEKREPNQYPIAYIKCPVCSQLMHRVNFGARSGVIVDRCKEHGLWLDGGELRQLFEWMKLGGQLLEQQRQEQQRKEADQREKEQRQKLKGYEDEPSAFGSFSDPLRSSDPDLLGLIIKAFRFLI; encoded by the coding sequence ATGGCCAGATGTTCTAACTGTAAAGCCCCTTTGGCTCCTGGTTCCCTGCTCTGTGCCTACTGCGGAAACCGCACGGATGTTGACCTGAAAGGGATTCATTACTACACCACCCACGAAAATGACACCCCGCGCAGGTGCCCCCGCTGTGACATCAAGCTCAAAACCCTGGATCTCAAGCTGAACGGGCGATTCTTGATCGATCGTTGCGAAGAGTGCCTGGGAATATTCTTTGATCCCGGTGAGCTCGAGGCACTGCTTGAGGCAACCGTCAAACATGTTGCCGGCATTGATCGTGCCGGCCTGGAGGCCATCAACGAAAAGCGGGAGCCGAACCAGTACCCGATCGCCTATATCAAGTGTCCGGTCTGTTCACAGTTGATGCACCGGGTTAATTTTGGTGCCAGGAGCGGGGTTATTGTGGACCGCTGCAAGGAACACGGCCTCTGGCTTGATGGCGGTGAGCTGCGCCAGCTGTTTGAATGGATGAAGCTGGGCGGGCAGCTGCTTGAGCAACAGCGACAGGAACAGCAACGCAAGGAGGCTGATCAGCGTGAAAAGGAACAACGCCAGAAACTCAAGGGCTACGAAGACGAACCTTCGGCGTTTGGCAGCTTCAGTGATCCGCTGCGCAGCTCGGACCCGGACCTGCTCGGACTTATCATCAAGGCGTTCAGGTTTTTGATCTGA
- a CDS encoding cold-shock protein, with protein sequence MVNGTVKWFNDSKGFGFLEQENGEDVFCHFSAITGEGFKSLAEGDRVTFEVTKGPKGLQASNVTRI encoded by the coding sequence ATGGTAAACGGAACAGTAAAATGGTTCAACGACAGCAAGGGTTTTGGTTTTCTTGAGCAGGAGAACGGCGAAGATGTATTCTGCCATTTTTCCGCTATTACAGGTGAAGGATTCAAATCCCTTGCTGAAGGCGATAGAGTTACCTTTGAAGTAACCAAAGGCCCTAAAGGTCTGCAGGCTTCAAACGTAACCAGAATTTAA
- a CDS encoding ABC-F family ATP-binding cassette domain-containing protein has translation MISANNISLAYGKRVIFKDVNIKFVAGNCYGLIGANGAGKSTFLKILAGLSEADSGTISVGPRERISFLKQDQFAFDEHTVFNTVIMGNPRLYEVMHEREAIYSKGEFTEEDGIRSAELEGEFAEMNGYEAESEAAVLLNGLGIPEELRHKQMKELDGGEKVRVLLAQALFGNPDILLLDEPTNHLDLKTINWLEEFLSRFNNTVIVVSHDRHFLNQVCTHMADIDFGRIQVYVGNYDFWYQASQLTLKQKQDENRKVTDRANELKEFIQRFSSNASKAKQATSRKKLLEKLTIEEMPVSSRKYPHVVFKPERPCGDIILEVTDLSKAVDGVQVFKDLNLNLRKGDKIAFVGGNSLAKTTLFQILAGELEPDSGSFRWGVTITSAYFPKENGSYFDNDLNLIEWLGQYSPPNEGETFARGFLGRMLFSGDEATKKTKVLSGGERVRCMLSRMMLTGANVLILDEPTNHLDLESITALNNGLISFSEVVLFASHDHEFVSTVANRIVEFTSGGIIDRMMTFEEYLENEEVARTRDQLCQGHADLTL, from the coding sequence ATGATCAGCGCCAACAACATCAGCCTGGCCTACGGCAAGCGGGTAATCTTCAAGGATGTCAACATCAAGTTTGTGGCGGGCAACTGCTATGGTCTGATCGGTGCCAACGGGGCCGGGAAATCGACCTTTTTGAAGATCCTGGCCGGGTTGTCCGAGGCCGACTCCGGCACCATCAGTGTCGGCCCCCGTGAGCGGATCTCGTTCCTGAAGCAGGATCAGTTTGCCTTTGACGAACATACCGTCTTCAACACCGTTATCATGGGCAATCCCCGGTTGTACGAGGTGATGCATGAGCGGGAGGCGATCTATAGCAAGGGGGAGTTCACCGAGGAGGACGGCATCCGCTCCGCCGAACTGGAGGGCGAGTTTGCCGAGATGAACGGTTACGAGGCCGAGTCAGAGGCCGCGGTGCTGCTGAACGGCCTGGGCATACCGGAGGAGCTGCGGCATAAGCAGATGAAGGAACTGGATGGTGGCGAGAAGGTGCGGGTGCTGCTGGCTCAGGCGCTGTTCGGCAACCCGGATATCCTGTTGCTGGACGAACCGACTAACCACCTGGATCTGAAGACCATCAACTGGCTGGAGGAGTTCCTGTCCCGCTTCAACAACACCGTGATCGTGGTTTCCCACGACCGTCACTTTCTGAATCAGGTCTGTACCCATATGGCGGATATCGACTTTGGCCGGATTCAGGTCTATGTGGGTAACTACGATTTCTGGTATCAGGCCAGCCAGTTGACTCTCAAGCAGAAACAGGATGAAAACCGCAAGGTGACCGACCGGGCCAATGAGCTGAAGGAGTTTATCCAGCGTTTCAGTTCCAACGCCTCCAAGGCCAAGCAGGCAACCTCGCGTAAAAAACTGCTGGAAAAACTGACCATTGAGGAGATGCCGGTTTCATCCCGCAAGTATCCCCATGTGGTCTTCAAGCCGGAGCGTCCCTGCGGCGATATTATCCTGGAGGTTACCGACCTCTCCAAGGCCGTCGATGGTGTCCAGGTCTTCAAGGATCTGAACCTGAATCTGCGCAAGGGGGACAAGATCGCCTTTGTCGGCGGCAACAGTCTGGCCAAGACGACCTTGTTCCAGATTCTTGCGGGTGAGCTGGAGCCGGACAGCGGCAGTTTCCGCTGGGGAGTGACCATCACCAGTGCCTATTTCCCCAAGGAAAACGGGTCCTACTTTGATAATGATCTGAACCTGATTGAATGGCTTGGCCAGTACTCGCCTCCCAACGAAGGGGAGACCTTTGCCCGCGGTTTTCTGGGGCGGATGCTGTTCTCCGGTGACGAGGCCACCAAGAAGACCAAGGTCCTTTCCGGGGGGGAGCGGGTACGCTGCATGCTTTCCCGCATGATGCTGACCGGTGCCAATGTGCTGATTCTGGATGAGCCGACCAACCACCTTGACCTGGAATCGATCACGGCGCTGAACAACGGCCTGATCTCGTTCAGCGAGGTGGTGCTGTTTGCCTCCCATGACCACGAGTTTGTCAGTACCGTGGCCAACCGGATCGTGGAGTTCACCTCGGGTGGCATAATTGACCGGATGATGACCTTTGAGGAATATCTGGAAAATGAAGAGGTGGCCAGGACCCGTGACCAGCTCTGTCAGGGGCATGCAGACCTGACGTTGTAG
- a CDS encoding TetR/AcrR family transcriptional regulator: MKPDCRDRLVEVGTRLFAEHGLHGVSIRALSQAAGASISMVSYYFGGKEGLYAAVLQEQFACFDQIEDLRQSGAGPLGVLEAYLRWTLQRHRNHPHLLRFYTSELTNPTGFFPTIVAPAINKVIRGLAEVIEDGVQLGVFRKEIHAVNASLALAGMVNYFFLSLLATESLISHAPEQDEQLVQQYLLIFTKGIMTT; this comes from the coding sequence ATGAAGCCGGATTGCCGCGACAGGTTGGTGGAGGTTGGCACACGATTATTTGCCGAGCATGGTCTGCATGGTGTCAGCATCAGGGCGTTGTCCCAGGCTGCCGGGGCCAGTATTTCCATGGTGTCATACTATTTTGGCGGCAAGGAGGGGCTGTATGCTGCCGTGCTTCAGGAACAGTTTGCCTGTTTCGACCAGATTGAGGATCTGCGCCAATCCGGAGCAGGACCGCTGGGAGTGCTTGAGGCCTATCTGCGCTGGACGCTGCAACGTCACCGTAATCATCCACACCTGCTGCGGTTCTACACCAGTGAGCTGACCAATCCCACCGGTTTCTTTCCGACAATTGTGGCGCCGGCAATCAACAAGGTAATCAGGGGGCTGGCAGAGGTGATTGAGGACGGTGTTCAGTTGGGGGTATTCCGCAAGGAGATCCATGCCGTTAATGCCTCTTTGGCCTTGGCTGGTATGGTTAACTACTTTTTTCTCAGTCTGCTGGCTACAGAAAGCCTGATCAGTCATGCGCCTGAGCAGGATGAACAGCTGGTACAGCAGTACCTGCTGATTTTTACCAAAGGCATTATGACAACATAG
- a CDS encoding acetyl-CoA hydrolase/transferase C-terminal domain-containing protein, with amino-acid sequence MLELRNRIRKTNLHSRIKTVEEVIPLFKNGMNIGWSGFTPAGYPKMVPIALADHVEKNNLQGKLKFNLFIGASVGVETEDRWASLDMIDRRWPYQTGKNIQAGINEGRIRMGDRHLSMFAQDLGYGFYTKDNGGRLDIAIIECSAITENGGLVLTASCGAVPEIVQIADQIIIEINTSIPSFEGLHDIVEPINPPNRLPYLISRVDDRAGSPFVRVDTDKIVAIVESTRPDNGRAFSEQDDTSEAIANNIIDFFQAEVKAGRLPKNLLPLQSGVGSIANAVIGGLAKGPFNGLKVWTEVLQDTMLDLFDSGKLDFASTVSLSFSVDGFKRFYDNWDKYANKVMMRPLSIANHPEPIRRLGCIAMNTPVEFDIYAHANSTLVGGTRMINGIGGSGDFLRNAYLSIMHTPSARPTKTDPTGITCVVPHVPHVDHTEHDLDVLVTEQGLADLRGLAPKDRAQEIITKCAHPDYKPLLQEYLDMATKDCLARKAGHEPQLLDRVFKMQVNLAKQGTMKIDNWEI; translated from the coding sequence ATGTTGGAACTACGTAACAGGATCAGAAAGACCAATCTTCACTCCCGGATCAAGACCGTCGAAGAGGTCATCCCACTCTTTAAAAACGGCATGAACATCGGCTGGTCAGGCTTTACCCCGGCCGGCTACCCCAAAATGGTACCGATTGCCCTGGCAGACCATGTGGAGAAAAACAACCTGCAGGGCAAGTTGAAGTTCAACCTGTTTATCGGCGCCTCGGTCGGGGTTGAGACCGAAGACCGCTGGGCATCACTTGATATGATCGACCGCCGCTGGCCCTACCAGACCGGCAAAAACATCCAGGCCGGCATCAACGAAGGGCGCATCCGCATGGGTGACCGCCACCTCTCCATGTTTGCCCAGGACCTGGGCTATGGTTTCTACACCAAGGATAACGGCGGCCGCCTTGATATCGCCATCATCGAATGTTCCGCCATCACTGAAAATGGCGGGCTGGTGCTGACCGCTTCCTGCGGCGCCGTGCCTGAGATCGTCCAGATCGCCGACCAGATCATCATCGAGATCAACACCTCGATCCCCAGCTTTGAAGGTCTGCACGACATTGTTGAGCCGATCAACCCGCCCAACCGCCTGCCCTACCTGATCAGCCGGGTTGACGACCGGGCCGGTTCACCCTTCGTACGGGTCGATACCGACAAGATCGTAGCGATCGTTGAGTCCACCCGCCCCGACAACGGCCGGGCCTTTTCCGAGCAGGACGACACCTCCGAGGCGATTGCCAACAACATCATCGACTTCTTCCAGGCCGAGGTTAAGGCCGGCCGCCTGCCCAAGAACCTGCTGCCGCTGCAGTCCGGGGTCGGCTCCATTGCCAATGCCGTGATCGGCGGCCTTGCCAAGGGTCCCTTCAACGGCCTGAAGGTCTGGACCGAGGTGTTGCAGGACACCATGCTGGACCTGTTTGATTCCGGCAAGCTGGACTTTGCCTCCACTGTTTCACTCTCCTTCTCGGTGGACGGTTTCAAGCGTTTCTACGACAACTGGGACAAGTATGCCAACAAGGTCATGATGCGGCCGCTCTCCATCGCCAACCACCCCGAGCCGATCCGTCGACTGGGCTGCATCGCCATGAACACCCCGGTTGAATTCGACATCTACGCCCATGCCAACTCAACCCTGGTGGGCGGCACCCGCATGATCAACGGCATCGGCGGCTCCGGCGACTTCCTGCGTAACGCCTACCTCTCGATCATGCATACCCCGTCAGCCCGTCCCACCAAGACCGACCCGACCGGCATCACCTGCGTGGTCCCGCATGTACCGCACGTCGACCACACCGAACATGACCTGGATGTGCTGGTAACCGAACAGGGGCTGGCTGACCTGCGCGGCCTGGCCCCCAAGGACAGGGCCCAGGAGATCATCACCAAGTGCGCTCACCCGGATTACAAGCCGCTGCTGCAGGAGTATCTGGATATGGCCACCAAGGACTGCCTGGCCCGCAAGGCCGGCCATGAGCCGCAACTGCTGGACCGGGTCTTCAAGATGCAGGTCAACCTTGCCAAGCAGGGCACCATGAAGATCGACAACTGGGAGATTTAA
- the gltD gene encoding glutamate synthase small subunit: MGKPTGFMEYCREIPADREPLERINDWNEFHLHMSEEGLRTQGARCMDCGIPFCHTGTLLSGMASGCPINNLIPEWNDLIYRGLWHQALDRLHRTNNFPEFTGRVCPAPCEGSCTLGMSDPAVTIKNIEVSIVERGWQEGWIVANPPKNRTGKKVAVVGSGPAGLSAAAQLNKAGHAVTVFERADLPGGLLMYGIPNMKLDKREVVLRRVKLLEQEGISFVCNTAIGGSGYPVEKLRSEFDAVVLATGATLPRDLPIEGRQLKGIHFAMDFLAANTAAVLNPGADFISAKGKDVIIIGGGDTGTDCVATSLRHGCNSVTQLEIMPQSPEQRAADNPWPEWPKTHKVDYGQEEAAAKYGADPRTYLTTATRFEGDAAGNLTAVHTVQVSWGKNEKGQFVPTPVPGTEQVRPAGLVLLAMGFLGPEQPLLDALGVERDGRSNIKAEYGHYTTSIPGVFAAGDCRRGQSLVVWAFNEGRGAARECDRYLMGETELP, encoded by the coding sequence ATGGGAAAACCAACCGGATTTATGGAATATTGCCGTGAGATACCGGCAGACCGCGAACCGCTTGAGCGTATTAACGACTGGAACGAGTTCCACCTGCATATGTCGGAGGAAGGGCTGCGTACCCAGGGGGCCCGCTGCATGGATTGCGGCATCCCGTTCTGTCATACCGGCACGCTGCTTTCCGGTATGGCCAGTGGCTGCCCGATCAATAACCTGATCCCGGAGTGGAACGACCTGATCTACCGCGGACTCTGGCACCAGGCCCTGGACCGCCTGCACCGCACCAACAACTTCCCGGAGTTTACCGGCCGGGTCTGTCCGGCCCCCTGTGAAGGCTCCTGTACCCTGGGGATGAGTGATCCGGCGGTGACCATCAAGAATATCGAGGTCAGCATTGTTGAGCGCGGCTGGCAGGAGGGCTGGATTGTGGCCAATCCGCCCAAGAACCGTACCGGCAAGAAGGTGGCGGTGGTCGGTTCCGGCCCTGCCGGCCTTTCGGCCGCTGCCCAGCTGAATAAGGCCGGTCACGCGGTGACGGTGTTCGAGCGTGCCGACCTGCCGGGCGGTCTGCTGATGTACGGCATTCCCAATATGAAGCTGGACAAGCGTGAGGTTGTGCTGCGGCGGGTCAAGCTGCTGGAGCAGGAAGGGATCAGCTTTGTCTGCAATACCGCCATCGGCGGCAGTGGCTATCCGGTTGAGAAGCTGCGCAGCGAGTTTGATGCGGTGGTGCTGGCAACCGGCGCGACCCTGCCCCGGGATCTGCCGATTGAAGGGCGCCAGTTGAAAGGGATCCATTTTGCCATGGATTTCCTGGCTGCCAACACCGCTGCTGTGCTGAATCCCGGCGCTGACTTTATCTCTGCCAAGGGCAAGGATGTGATTATCATCGGCGGTGGCGATACCGGTACCGACTGCGTGGCAACCTCACTGCGCCATGGCTGCAACTCGGTTACCCAACTGGAGATCATGCCGCAATCGCCTGAACAGCGTGCCGCTGACAACCCCTGGCCGGAATGGCCCAAGACCCACAAGGTGGATTATGGTCAGGAGGAGGCTGCCGCCAAGTATGGTGCTGATCCCCGTACCTATCTGACCACAGCCACCAGGTTTGAGGGGGATGCCGCCGGTAACCTGACTGCGGTCCATACCGTGCAGGTCAGCTGGGGCAAGAATGAGAAGGGACAGTTTGTGCCAACCCCGGTGCCCGGCACCGAGCAGGTCCGTCCGGCAGGGCTGGTGCTGCTGGCCATGGGCTTTCTGGGACCGGAGCAGCCGTTGCTGGATGCGCTGGGGGTTGAACGTGATGGGCGCAGCAACATCAAGGCCGAGTACGGCCACTACACCACCAGCATCCCCGGTGTCTTTGCTGCCGGTGACTGCCGTCGCGGCCAGAGCCTGGTGGTCTGGGCCTTTAACGAAGGCCGCGGGGCTGCACGGGAATGCGACCGTTACCTGATGGGTGAAACAGAGCTGCCCTGA